In a genomic window of Halobiforma lacisalsi AJ5:
- a CDS encoding ATPase domain-containing protein produces the protein MSKLNNIFSIGLDDRDRLNKELGGGIPTGSIVLMEGDYGAGKSAISQRFAYGLCETGKSVTFLSTELEVKGFIEQMDSLNYNVEEHLLFENMLFLHGDLDSGGVLSADEEQQRQDLLTDLMEEDTIWSADVIIIDTFDAILRNDPKFEALVRENEERQAALEIISFLRDIISQGKVVVLTVDPSTVGEEAIGPFRSIADVFIELEMIEVGNDIRRQLFIKRFAGMGEQVGDRIGYSVRSGTGIVIENRSVA, from the coding sequence ATGAGTAAGTTAAATAATATTTTCTCGATCGGACTGGACGACCGGGATCGGCTGAACAAGGAACTCGGCGGGGGGATCCCGACCGGGAGTATCGTCCTGATGGAGGGCGACTACGGGGCCGGCAAGAGCGCGATCTCCCAGCGGTTCGCGTACGGCCTCTGTGAAACCGGCAAGTCCGTTACGTTCCTCTCGACGGAACTCGAGGTCAAGGGGTTCATCGAGCAGATGGATTCGCTGAACTACAACGTCGAGGAACACCTGCTGTTCGAGAACATGCTGTTCCTGCACGGCGACCTCGACAGCGGGGGCGTTCTCTCCGCCGACGAGGAACAACAGCGCCAGGACCTCCTGACGGACCTGATGGAGGAAGACACGATCTGGTCGGCCGACGTCATCATTATCGACACCTTCGACGCCATCCTCCGTAACGATCCGAAGTTCGAGGCGCTGGTCAGGGAAAACGAGGAGCGCCAGGCCGCCCTCGAGATCATCTCGTTCCTTCGAGACATCATCTCGCAGGGGAAAGTCGTCGTCCTGACCGTCGACCCCTCGACCGTCGGCGAGGAGGCGATCGGGCCGTTCCGGTCGATCGCCGACGTCTTCATCGAACTCGAGATGATCGAGGTCGGCAACGACATCCGCCGGCAGCTGTTCATCAAGCGCTTCGCTGGCATGGGCGAACAGGTGGGCGACCGGATCGGGTACTCGGTCCGATCCGGAACAGGTATCGTTATCGAGAACCGGAGCGTCGCCTAA
- the flaJ gene encoding archaellar assembly protein FlaJ, with translation MSVVGNTESAADAGRSIIRAYDEMEVPTRLYVLGILFPSFLFFVGTIVAAVVLDVFFLVRVLIPVFGVLILASAIGYPRLAVDRRRVEMENRFHLFVTHMTILSTTNIDRMEVLRQLAREEEYGELANEVQRVVDLVDVWHMSLDDACRRRAESVPSESVADLFERMAYTLGAGQDLDEFLVQEHDVLVDEYATVYKQSLTNLDVLKDLYLSLIISMTFGLVFAIVLPLLTGNDPTLTVSLVIVLFICVQMGFLFVIRAIVPDDPIWFLEEGYRTTTKKLLLGSTVVGLGLSLLFIVVMTLIFFKLVPGARQVPIRSIPLLLYMPIATTPLLIPGFVFWHQERQVFDRDRQFPNFIRALGTSESAKQSTTSEVLATLRDKNFGALTENVDDLYRRLNMRVSTEKSWRYFTGDAGSFLIQKFSEMYLIGREMGGGPKKLGELISQNMNEMINLREERKQQTTTLIGVVYGITAASAFAFFIGLELAVLLSSFDIDMGGEIAGGSLIYTDQYDVLMLRYLLILVLIFNAFISSMVIRVSDGGHFGNSYIHFTALLWLGAVTGAVTNRLVDMLISVDL, from the coding sequence ATGAGTGTCGTTGGGAACACGGAATCAGCAGCCGACGCCGGGAGATCCATCATCCGTGCGTACGACGAGATGGAGGTCCCGACGCGGCTGTACGTCCTCGGGATCCTGTTCCCGTCTTTTCTCTTCTTCGTCGGGACGATCGTGGCTGCGGTCGTACTCGACGTGTTCTTTCTCGTTCGGGTCCTCATTCCGGTCTTCGGGGTGTTGATTCTCGCGTCGGCGATCGGCTACCCCCGCCTGGCCGTCGACAGGCGCCGCGTCGAGATGGAGAACCGGTTTCATCTGTTCGTGACTCACATGACGATCCTCTCGACGACGAACATCGACCGAATGGAAGTGCTGCGCCAGCTCGCCCGGGAGGAGGAGTACGGCGAACTCGCGAACGAAGTACAGCGGGTGGTCGACCTCGTCGACGTCTGGCACATGAGCTTAGACGACGCGTGTCGCCGGCGAGCCGAATCCGTCCCCAGCGAGTCGGTCGCCGACCTCTTCGAACGCATGGCCTACACCCTCGGGGCCGGTCAGGACTTAGACGAGTTCCTCGTCCAGGAACACGACGTACTGGTCGACGAGTACGCGACGGTGTACAAGCAGTCGCTGACCAACCTCGACGTGCTGAAGGACCTCTACCTCTCGCTGATTATCTCGATGACGTTCGGGCTGGTGTTCGCGATCGTCCTACCCCTGCTGACCGGGAACGATCCGACACTGACCGTCTCGCTCGTCATCGTGCTGTTCATCTGCGTCCAGATGGGGTTCCTGTTCGTGATCCGGGCCATCGTTCCGGACGACCCGATCTGGTTCCTCGAGGAGGGGTACCGTACCACGACGAAGAAGTTGCTGCTCGGTTCGACGGTCGTCGGCCTCGGCCTGAGCCTGCTTTTCATCGTCGTGATGACGCTGATCTTCTTCAAACTCGTTCCGGGTGCGAGACAGGTGCCGATCAGGTCCATCCCGCTCTTGCTGTACATGCCCATCGCGACGACGCCGTTGCTGATTCCGGGGTTCGTCTTCTGGCACCAGGAACGACAGGTGTTCGATCGTGACAGGCAGTTCCCGAACTTCATCCGGGCGCTCGGGACCAGCGAGAGCGCCAAACAGAGCACGACCTCGGAAGTCCTCGCAACGTTGCGGGACAAGAACTTCGGCGCGCTCACCGAGAACGTCGACGACCTCTACCGGCGGCTGAACATGCGGGTGAGCACCGAGAAATCCTGGCGGTACTTCACCGGCGACGCCGGCTCCTTCCTGATTCAGAAGTTCAGCGAGATGTATCTGATCGGCCGCGAGATGGGGGGTGGGCCGAAAAAGCTCGGCGAACTCATCAGCCAGAACATGAACGAGATGATCAACCTGCGAGAGGAGCGAAAACAGCAGACGACGACGCTCATCGGTGTCGTCTACGGGATCACCGCCGCATCGGCGTTCGCCTTCTTCATCGGTCTGGAACTCGCGGTTCTCCTCTCGAGTTTCGACATCGATATGGGCGGGGAAATCGCCGGCGGCTCGCTGATCTACACCGACCAGTACGACGTGCTCATGCTCCGGTACCTGCTCATCCTCGTGTTGATCTTCAACGCGTTCATCTCCTCGATGGTGATCCGCGTCTCCGACGGCGGACACTTCGGCAACTCCTACATCCACTTCACCGCGTTGCTATGGCTCGGTGCCGTTACCGGCGCGGTGACGAACCGACTGGTCGATATGCTGATCTCGGTCGATCTATAA
- a CDS encoding CheF family chemotaxis protein, which yields MNEDIVADFTGHFFLGQSGGEDGGSGGKPVNGRIIMTKRRVVLASSDGKETIPLSRVVDVNVGSVPNHVKQFFNDTVTIGYRDEEGSTRSAVIESKGEIAEKFVAILFRCLLNGRKVAVKHPARVGGRVKDTPVVPGKLRIKNRRIEVQTKGGNFSFDVERVMSIDRGNKIGESDDRVTLVVKHIDDDSGLTKTSLIAPSKSQYVNLLARFLRLEFDELREEVDDIDLSDPEKRVLVSVHATGGDIDFTNMLDGDPAYVTNVLNSVRNKDLIVESGDEISLTPKGRIIVSERIEDVNA from the coding sequence ATGAACGAAGACATCGTCGCCGACTTCACCGGCCACTTCTTTCTCGGACAGTCAGGCGGTGAAGACGGCGGATCGGGGGGGAAGCCGGTGAACGGTCGGATCATCATGACGAAACGGCGGGTCGTACTCGCGTCGTCCGACGGGAAAGAAACGATCCCGCTCTCGCGGGTCGTCGACGTCAACGTGGGGAGCGTGCCGAACCACGTCAAGCAGTTCTTCAACGATACGGTGACGATCGGCTACCGAGACGAGGAGGGGTCGACCAGGAGCGCGGTCATCGAAAGCAAGGGCGAGATCGCCGAGAAGTTCGTCGCGATCCTGTTTCGTTGCCTGCTGAACGGGCGGAAGGTCGCGGTGAAACACCCCGCCCGCGTCGGCGGCCGCGTCAAGGACACGCCGGTCGTCCCGGGAAAACTCCGGATCAAGAACCGACGGATCGAGGTCCAGACCAAAGGCGGGAACTTCAGTTTCGACGTCGAGCGAGTGATGTCGATCGACCGCGGGAACAAGATCGGCGAGAGCGACGACCGGGTGACCCTCGTCGTCAAGCACATCGACGACGACTCCGGACTGACCAAGACGTCGCTGATCGCGCCCTCGAAGAGCCAGTACGTCAACCTGCTCGCACGATTCCTCCGCCTCGAGTTCGACGAACTCCGCGAGGAAGTCGACGACATCGACCTCTCGGACCCCGAGAAGCGCGTCCTCGTCAGCGTCCACGCAACCGGCGGCGATATCGACTTCACGAACATGCTGGACGGGGATCCGGCCTACGTAACCAACGTCTTGAACTCGGTGCGAAACAAGGACCTGATCGTCGAGAGCGGCGACGAGATCTCCTTGACGCC
- a CDS encoding type II/IV secretion system ATPase subunit — translation MTEMGTPKPSDELQELAARRPHLREHLKKFRQITGEFPMLVDEPTAEHEVNHPNVLYPVGGPIYSHVYGDVGTKMQYFAVEPTLSQEEQEVFEKIKDSLLRRSATKKAPEKEAEYDDRIEELLNETTHIKDDELDSLIERLKVKFHPGIQEIPEETYENIRYRLNRDIVGLGPLEPVMRDPENEDIHVIGPNECYVDHGVFGLVETSVDFGTPEEFDQWLSNMGERIGNPMTDAEPIIDSTLPDGSRLNVIYSDDVSVKGPSLTIRQGDEVPLSVTQITNWGTLSPQLAAYLWLCLENERTVFVVGETASGKTTTLNSIMTFIPRDSKIYTAEDTAEVLPPHDTWQQLLTRESRSDDSADVDMFNLVEAALRSRPEYIVVGEVRGEEGRMAFQAAQTGHPVMLTFHASDIVSMIQRFTGDPINVPETFMDNADVALFQNRVKQGDDVLRRVTSVQEIEGYSEEMEGVVTRQVFYWDPVEDEIIFQGMNNSYVLEEQIATLLGYAETRDIYDDLQFRADIIERMIQENILEYHEVNSAIESFQRDGVEGLPFHITRQD, via the coding sequence ATGACGGAAATGGGGACGCCCAAGCCGTCGGACGAGCTTCAGGAGCTTGCAGCTCGCCGACCGCATCTGCGCGAACACCTCAAGAAGTTCCGGCAGATCACCGGCGAGTTCCCGATGTTAGTCGACGAGCCGACGGCCGAACACGAGGTCAACCATCCGAACGTGCTCTACCCCGTCGGGGGACCGATCTACAGCCACGTCTACGGCGACGTCGGGACGAAGATGCAGTACTTCGCCGTGGAGCCGACGCTCTCCCAGGAGGAGCAGGAGGTCTTCGAAAAGATCAAAGACTCCCTGCTGCGCCGGAGCGCGACGAAGAAGGCCCCGGAGAAGGAAGCCGAGTACGACGACCGTATCGAGGAACTGCTCAACGAGACGACCCACATCAAAGACGACGAGCTCGACAGCCTCATCGAGCGGTTGAAGGTCAAGTTCCACCCGGGCATCCAGGAGATCCCCGAGGAGACCTACGAGAACATCCGCTACCGGCTCAACCGCGACATCGTCGGCCTGGGGCCGCTCGAGCCGGTCATGCGCGACCCGGAGAACGAGGACATCCACGTGATCGGCCCCAACGAGTGTTACGTCGACCACGGCGTTTTCGGGCTGGTCGAGACCTCCGTCGACTTCGGGACCCCCGAGGAGTTCGACCAGTGGCTCTCGAACATGGGCGAACGGATCGGCAACCCGATGACCGACGCCGAGCCGATCATCGACTCGACGCTGCCGGACGGCTCGCGTCTGAACGTCATCTACAGCGACGACGTCAGCGTGAAAGGGCCCTCGCTGACGATCCGTCAGGGCGACGAGGTCCCGCTGTCGGTGACCCAGATTACGAACTGGGGGACGCTTTCACCGCAACTTGCGGCCTACCTCTGGCTCTGTCTCGAGAACGAGCGGACGGTGTTCGTCGTCGGCGAGACCGCGTCGGGGAAGACGACGACGCTGAACTCCATCATGACGTTCATCCCGCGGGACTCGAAGATCTACACCGCGGAGGACACCGCCGAGGTGCTGCCGCCCCACGACACCTGGCAGCAACTCCTGACCCGCGAGAGTCGCAGCGACGACAGCGCCGACGTCGACATGTTCAACCTGGTCGAGGCCGCGCTGCGTTCTCGCCCCGAATACATCGTCGTGGGCGAGGTCCGTGGTGAGGAGGGTCGGATGGCGTTCCAGGCGGCCCAGACCGGCCACCCCGTCATGCTGACCTTCCACGCCAGCGACATCGTCTCGATGATCCAGCGCTTTACGGGGGACCCGATCAACGTCCCGGAGACGTTCATGGACAACGCCGACGTCGCGCTGTTCCAGAACCGCGTCAAACAGGGCGACGACGTCCTGCGCCGCGTGACGAGCGTCCAGGAGATCGAGGGCTACTCCGAGGAGATGGAAGGGGTCGTCACCCGGCAGGTGTTCTACTGGGACCCCGTCGAGGACGAGATCATCTTCCAGGGGATGAACAACTCCTACGTCCTCGAGGAACAGATCGCAACCCTGCTGGGGTATGCCGAAACCCGAGACATCTACGACGACCTGCAGTTCCGCGCCGACATCATCGAGCGAATGATCCAGGAGAACATTCTCGAGTACCACGAGGTGAACTCGGCGATCGAGTCGTTCCAGCGCGACGGGGTCGAAGGGCTGCCGTTCCACATCACCCGACAGGACTGA
- a CDS encoding FlaD/FlaE family flagellar protein gives MLLSIIGNILGEDDDGSSGDSGNDDLIGGDLSGTGSTSDQGLMPDAGGGTASGTDDSDAGGMDMGGDDFLDDDGGDDFLEDEGLGGGDEMSLDEVEDDGGVSSELEARIEEMENDVGSLSSTVNTVQSENEKISDSLEEIEEDIRKLLEVYEMVTQGVNPFVEGDSLSESFDGGGGGGMAAGTGEFGGQSLFDGGDEGGGDEDMDEDIADAEAEEFLDESIIEDDDGGDDFDDVGMDDGFDDAEDDLGGDDLGGDLGTDDGDDDVGGSEGDLSFDELKSEYESGEADWDENPDADEAADSAETDGPTDETADMEMDAANDDDDDLAFDEFDEGAEETSPGDELEEAGIGVAEESDDSELEAELGIGASEEDDTSEAEPGQDGDAVLEESAPETETESASEGEGDAVDETIPWDDGGRPYLAEIPSEYNTEYVVMDWLEYLVEQAGLNGAAQTLRFYGTIGWISASVEDYLQTMLNGFEGGPDLEDPEPRSSLGVDHKRSLWRISQIATPAKKRRSFDEWLADEGISTRRTIEVEEPGETAAEADEDTDHETDVSDPADDDDLEQSFEGEAELEIEDEVEDEDEDDEGEDDAEEAGEADDERTELTYTEVEPADDAESNGEDVESHEPDEITEEFAAEDVTVDEDTVDVPVAAAGNAGGTAVDDGPEVGEVSPEELVAETEPDDEDDVGLEGSTANETEIETEIETEPTSENGTVAETETVAEPASENGNDVGERWTEASDEDESNTAQRIVIDESGIAETEATERERNRDRDPGGMVWADPEVVQTESGTEIRDDYYGYTDPDDRGKPVLVPDESADLEPWQVEFINSILISDETDYE, from the coding sequence ATGTTACTATCCATAATCGGCAACATCCTCGGAGAGGACGACGACGGGAGTAGCGGAGACTCCGGGAACGACGACCTGATAGGCGGCGATCTCTCCGGTACCGGAAGCACGAGTGACCAGGGGCTGATGCCCGACGCGGGCGGTGGAACCGCATCCGGTACCGACGACTCCGATGCCGGCGGGATGGACATGGGTGGCGACGACTTCCTCGACGACGACGGCGGGGACGACTTCCTCGAGGACGAAGGCCTCGGAGGGGGCGACGAGATGTCCCTCGACGAGGTCGAAGACGACGGCGGCGTCTCGAGCGAGCTCGAGGCCCGCATCGAGGAGATGGAGAACGACGTCGGCTCGCTGTCCTCGACCGTCAACACCGTCCAGAGCGAGAACGAGAAGATCAGCGATTCCCTCGAGGAGATCGAAGAGGACATCCGGAAACTGCTCGAGGTCTACGAGATGGTGACCCAGGGGGTGAACCCCTTCGTCGAGGGGGACTCGCTGAGCGAGAGTTTCGACGGCGGTGGCGGTGGCGGCATGGCTGCCGGAACTGGGGAGTTCGGCGGTCAGAGCCTCTTCGACGGTGGTGACGAAGGGGGAGGCGACGAGGACATGGACGAGGACATCGCGGACGCCGAAGCCGAGGAGTTCCTCGACGAGAGCATCATCGAGGACGACGATGGCGGCGACGACTTCGACGACGTCGGGATGGACGACGGGTTCGACGATGCCGAGGACGACCTCGGTGGCGATGACCTCGGCGGTGACCTCGGAACGGACGACGGTGACGACGACGTCGGCGGCTCCGAGGGGGACCTCTCGTTCGACGAACTGAAATCCGAGTACGAATCCGGCGAGGCCGACTGGGACGAGAACCCCGACGCCGACGAGGCCGCTGATAGCGCCGAGACCGACGGCCCGACGGACGAAACCGCGGACATGGAGATGGACGCCGCCAACGACGACGATGACGACCTCGCGTTCGACGAGTTCGACGAAGGGGCCGAGGAGACGAGCCCCGGCGACGAACTCGAGGAGGCGGGGATCGGCGTCGCCGAGGAGTCGGACGACTCCGAACTCGAGGCGGAACTCGGGATCGGGGCGTCCGAAGAAGACGACACGTCGGAGGCCGAACCCGGCCAGGACGGGGACGCCGTGCTCGAGGAATCGGCGCCCGAAACCGAAACTGAGAGCGCGAGCGAGGGTGAGGGCGACGCTGTCGACGAAACCATTCCGTGGGACGACGGCGGTCGCCCGTACCTTGCCGAGATCCCCTCGGAGTACAACACCGAGTACGTCGTGATGGACTGGCTCGAGTACCTCGTCGAGCAGGCCGGGCTGAACGGCGCGGCACAGACCCTGCGCTTCTACGGAACGATCGGCTGGATCTCGGCGTCGGTCGAGGACTACCTCCAGACGATGCTGAACGGGTTCGAGGGCGGCCCGGACCTCGAGGACCCCGAACCGCGGTCCTCGCTGGGCGTCGACCACAAGCGGAGCCTGTGGCGAATCAGCCAGATCGCAACGCCGGCGAAGAAGCGCCGGTCGTTCGACGAGTGGCTCGCCGACGAAGGCATCTCGACGCGTCGGACGATCGAAGTGGAGGAGCCCGGCGAGACGGCCGCAGAGGCTGACGAGGACACAGACCACGAGACCGACGTCTCGGACCCGGCCGACGACGACGACCTCGAGCAGTCGTTCGAGGGAGAGGCCGAACTCGAGATCGAAGACGAGGTCGAGGACGAAGACGAAGACGACGAGGGTGAAGACGATGCGGAAGAAGCCGGAGAGGCCGACGACGAACGGACCGAACTCACGTACACGGAAGTCGAACCGGCGGACGACGCCGAGAGCAACGGCGAAGACGTCGAAAGCCACGAGCCGGACGAAATCACGGAGGAGTTCGCCGCGGAAGACGTGACCGTCGACGAGGACACCGTCGACGTCCCGGTCGCCGCAGCCGGCAACGCCGGTGGCACGGCAGTCGACGACGGCCCCGAAGTCGGCGAGGTGAGCCCGGAGGAACTGGTCGCGGAGACGGAACCGGACGACGAAGACGACGTCGGGCTCGAGGGGTCGACCGCGAACGAGACCGAGATCGAGACCGAGATCGAGACCGAGCCCACGAGTGAGAACGGGACCGTAGCCGAAACTGAAACCGTAGCCGAGCCCGCGAGCGAGAACGGAAACGACGTCGGCGAACGCTGGACGGAAGCGAGCGACGAGGACGAATCGAACACCGCCCAGCGGATCGTCATCGACGAGTCGGGCATCGCCGAAACCGAGGCGACCGAACGGGAGCGAAACCGCGATCGCGACCCCGGAGGAATGGTCTGGGCCGACCCCGAGGTCGTCCAGACCGAGTCCGGGACCGAGATTCGTGACGACTACTACGGATACACGGACCCAGACGACCGCGGCAAGCCAGTGCTCGTTCCCGACGAGAGTGCGGATCTCGAGCCGTGGCAGGTCGAGTTCATCAACTCGATTCTCATCTCCGACGAGACCGACTATGAGTAA
- a CDS encoding DUF7500 family protein produces MTERNEDGNPKDNADVPPVLPSEQSSSEAGGVLSPEDLDISDSPYVSEISEGRYVVSADRSPPNAPDKSDSLPTRESPSAGSGPDEETDLEAGGGGGSGGARGGRRGQGRGQGQGQGHPSTHNAPTEPNAGASSPRRQHQPVQSPETARSILADELDRVDARYAVDIVSRFGDETVRHRMTSDDVLDTFNSLVFWYARNVARDTRTDRAASLLFAKSDFDAPLSEPQLRAALREHDLDESSSIGELLEALE; encoded by the coding sequence ATGACAGAACGTAACGAGGACGGGAACCCGAAAGACAACGCGGACGTGCCGCCGGTCTTGCCGAGCGAACAGTCCTCCTCGGAGGCCGGGGGCGTCCTCTCGCCCGAGGATCTGGACATCTCCGACAGCCCATACGTCAGTGAGATCTCCGAGGGCCGGTACGTCGTGTCGGCGGACAGGTCGCCGCCGAACGCACCCGACAAGAGCGACTCGCTTCCCACGAGGGAGTCGCCATCGGCGGGTTCCGGGCCGGACGAGGAGACCGACCTCGAGGCAGGGGGCGGGGGCGGGAGCGGGGGCGCTCGCGGTGGACGGCGTGGTCAGGGTCGAGGCCAGGGCCAGGGTCAAGGACATCCCTCCACCCACAACGCGCCAACCGAACCCAATGCCGGAGCGTCGTCGCCCCGACGTCAGCACCAACCCGTCCAGAGCCCCGAGACCGCCCGTTCCATCCTCGCGGACGAACTCGACCGGGTCGACGCCCGCTACGCCGTAGACATCGTCTCCCGGTTCGGCGACGAAACTGTCCGCCACCGGATGACCTCCGACGACGTGCTCGATACGTTCAACAGCCTCGTGTTCTGGTACGCCCGGAACGTCGCCCGCGACACCCGCACGGACCGGGCCGCCTCGCTTCTGTTCGCCAAATCCGACTTCGACGCTCCGCTGTCGGAACCACAACTGCGGGCCGCACTTCGGGAACACGACCTCGACGAATCGAGTTCGATCGGCGAACTGCTCGAGGCGCTCGAGTGA